The following DNA comes from Simkania negevensis Z.
TTCTCTGTGAAAAAGGGGAAAAAAGTGTGATTTTGACAGCAGCGCAAGCTTACCAACGGCTCGTCTCGATTCACCCATTTGATGGTGGAAACGGAAGAATGTCGAGACACATGATGGACTACGTTTTAGAACGTTTTGGACTTCCTCCTGCTGCATTGGGAGAGTCTGTTGATGACGCAGTTTTTGGCCTAAAGGTCAAGTCACCTAGACAACAAGATGAATTTGTGCGCAAAGTCTTTGGAGGAGTTCAAAGAAGTTACAGCATGATTCATGGAGAGTAAACATGACTTCTATCTCAGCTGTCTCTAACAGAACGATTCAATTTCTGAACGAAAGCAACTACATGGAAGGGATTCATGAAATCGATTATGCAAATCCTACGTTTCAGGATCCCCAAAAAGGGCACTTTGGAGCATTTACCCTGTCACAAGATGCAGGCAGAAACCACACACCCTTGTCGGTAAAAATTCTACGCACTTGGCAAGCCCTACTGGGAAAAGAGCAGCAAGAACAAAGTGGAGATCACATCGACGATAGAGAAATTGGCCATATCCGCGGTCCATCGCTGCAGAAAAATGTCCGAATTGGAAAGCATGTTCCTCCCAGTTACGAACGTGTCCCTGCTCTGCTACAGTGTTGGGTTGAGGACTTCAATGAAGATTTAGCAAAGAATCATGAAATATACACCAAAGACGATGAAGCTTTCGCAAATTTTGCAGGCTCGTACTTCCTCCGGTTTGAAAGAATCCATCCTTTTGGCGATGGAAATGGCAGGATGGGACGATTAATCGCTAACTACATCTCGGCCTACTGCAACCGGCCTCTTCTCATCTTCCCAGCAGAGTATTCATTGCGAAACAGGTATATCGAAGCCCACGAATCTGAAGAAGCCATGATAAACTACTTCTCACAGAGAATCGCTGAAGCAAGAAGCTAATCGTTTTCTTCCAGCCATTGACGGCTGATATTGATGAGACGAAGTGTCAACTCTGTATTGTCAGGTGACATGTGCTCTGTTTCGAGATTGACTACCGTTTTTGGCTCAGGAATCACATCTTGCAGCCTTTGAGCACATTCGAAGGGAATTTGGGTATCATAAAGGCCGTTGATGATCAAAAATTTCCCTTTCATCTTCGGAGCATAAAGTAACGGATCAATGGGTTTAAATAAAGCTGCGGCCATCGAGGAAACCGGCCCTTTGAGGAAACCTGGCACCTTGAGATTTGCTTTGAGAAGGCAGTGAATCCCCGCTCCACCATAAGCTAATACCGCAGGACCTAGTTTTATCCCCTCTTCTTGAGCTGTCACATACGTCACAGGAATAAAAATCGACCCAAAGCTATACCCCATGAATTCAATCGGTTTCGGCCCCAGCCAAGTTTGCTCCTGCAAGTACTTGATGATTTCAATTAGCTGTGGGGGTACCTCCAAAAGGGCCTTTCGAACAGATAACAGATTCCATAAAACATCTAGCTTACGCAGTTTTTTTAGCGTATCAGAATACTCATAGGCTACAAGAGCATAGTCTCCATGATCTGGAACGAAGCGAAGACTTTCTCTCCCCGTCATGAGCCCACCAACAATCACGATACAAGGAAGACCCCCATCTGGAATGATTTCTGGAAGGCTAATCGTAAACATAGCCCTTCCATCTTGGCCACAATCGAGAATCACATCTTGATAAGTACGCGTCTCCTGATTATCAGGCTCCTGATATTTTTTATCCAAAATGACCTTCCCTTGGTGATACGCCCATGCAAGATTAAATGTGGAGAGGAGAATAAGAAAAAGTAAACAGACTTTGGTGCCTTTTAGGTAGCTCATTATTAAACGCCCTCAAGCACCTTTTATAAAATCCCCCCCTTTCTTACAACCTTTCGAGAGAACCCTAAGCTAAGAAGTCCTTCTTGATCCGCTCTATTTCTTTTAGAACCTTTTCAAGCTTAACTTCTTGATGCATCGTATCAGTCATATAATTCCAAAGCTGCTTGAAATCGTGGGCAATTTCTTTGCCAATTTCTTTAGCCAAATCATGCCCTTTTACGAGAGCCTCATTGAGATTTTCATGCATTTGTTCTGTCTTTTGCTCAAATTCCCGATTCAAAGTCGCGATATCACGCGTCAGATCAGACAAATCTTCAGGATTCGCTAAATGTTCACGACGATGATCTAGTTCTTTTTCCAACCGCTGATAATAATCATGGCATTCACTGAGTTCCTTCTGCTGAACAGCAATGACATCAAGGAGCTTAAGTAGGGTCTTTTTTTTCGCGTCCATTTACT
Coding sequences within:
- a CDS encoding Fic family protein, whose product is MTSISAVSNRTIQFLNESNYMEGIHEIDYANPTFQDPQKGHFGAFTLSQDAGRNHTPLSVKILRTWQALLGKEQQEQSGDHIDDREIGHIRGPSLQKNVRIGKHVPPSYERVPALLQCWVEDFNEDLAKNHEIYTKDDEAFANFAGSYFLRFERIHPFGDGNGRMGRLIANYISAYCNRPLLIFPAEYSLRNRYIEAHESEEAMINYFSQRIAEARS
- a CDS encoding alpha/beta hydrolase family protein yields the protein MSYLKGTKVCLLFLILLSTFNLAWAYHQGKVILDKKYQEPDNQETRTYQDVILDCGQDGRAMFTISLPEIIPDGGLPCIVIVGGLMTGRESLRFVPDHGDYALVAYEYSDTLKKLRKLDVLWNLLSVRKALLEVPPQLIEIIKYLQEQTWLGPKPIEFMGYSFGSIFIPVTYVTAQEEGIKLGPAVLAYGGAGIHCLLKANLKVPGFLKGPVSSMAAALFKPIDPLLYAPKMKGKFLIINGLYDTQIPFECAQRLQDVIPEPKTVVNLETEHMSPDNTELTLRLINISRQWLEEND